From one Eleginops maclovinus isolate JMC-PN-2008 ecotype Puerto Natales chromosome 7, JC_Emac_rtc_rv5, whole genome shotgun sequence genomic stretch:
- the bbs5 gene encoding Bardet-Biedl syndrome 5 protein homolog — translation MASVLDALWEDRDVRFDITAQQMKTRPGEVLIDCLDSIEDTKGNNGDRGRLLVTNLRIIWHSVALPRVNLSVGYNSIINITTRTANSKLRGQTEALYILTKSNNTRFEFIFTNVVPGSPRLFTSVIAVHRAYETSKMFRDLKLRAALIQNKQLRLLPREQVYDKINGVWNLSSDQGNLGTFFITNVRIVWHANMNESFNVSIPYLQIWSIRIRDSKFGLALVIESSRQSGGYVLGFKIDPVDKLQDALKEINSLHKVYSANPIFGVDYEMEEKPQPLEELTVDQPPDDVEIEPDEQTDAFTAYFADGNKQQDREPVFSEDLGLAVEKLKDGFTLQGLWEVMG, via the exons ATGGCGTCGGTTTTAGATGCTCTCTGGGAGGACAGAGACGTTAGATTCGACATAACAGCACA GCAGATGAAAACTCGACCAGGAGAAGTGCTTATAGACTGTCTGGACTCCATAgaagacactaaaggaaacaacGGAGATCGAG GACGACTGCTGGTAACTAATCTGAGAATTATTTGGCATTCCGTGGCCCTGCCCAGAGTCAATTTGT ctgtGGGTTACAACTCCATCATTAACATCACAACAAGGACAGCTAACTCA AAATTAAGAGGCCAAACTGAAGCACTCTACATCTTGACAAAGTCCAACAATACGAGATTTGAGTTCATTTTCACCAATGTTGTTCCAGGAAGTCCCCGCCTCTTCACTTCTGTCATTGCTGTCCACAG GGCCTATGAGACATCTAAAATGTTCAGGGACCTGAAGTTGCGAGCCGCTCTCATTCAAAATAAGCAGCTGAGGCTCTTGCCCCGAGAACAAGTGTATGATAAAATTAATGGAGTTTGGAATTTATCCAGTGATCAG GGTAACCTTGGAACCTTCTTTATCACCAACGTTCGGATCGTGTGGCATGCCAATATGAATGAGAGCTTCAATGTCAGCATTCCTTACCTTCAGATT TGGTCTATCAGAATAAGAGACTCAAAGTTTGGCTTGGCTTTGGTGATAGAGAGTTCTCGTCAG agtGGTGGCTATGTACTCGGGTTCAAGATTGATCCCGTGGATAAACTTCAAGACGCACTTAAGGAAATCAACTCATTGCATAAGGTGTACTCTGCCAACCCCATATTCGGAGTGGACTATGAAATGGAAGAAAAG CCCCAGCCGTTGGAGGAGCTCACTGTGGATCAGCCTCCTGATGACGTGGAGATTGAGCCCGATGAGCAGACTGATGCTTTTACT GCTTACTTTGCTGATGGCAACAAG caacaagACCGGGAGCCAGTTTTCTCTGAGGATTTGGGCCTTGCCGTTGAAAAGTTGAAGGATGGCTTCACACTTCAAGGACTGTGGGAAGTCATGGgctga
- the klhl41a gene encoding kelch-like protein 41a, with protein MDPQSMREDLRLFQSTLLQDGLKELLNENKLIDCILKVGDRSIPCHQLILSACSPYFRELYFSEDDKETDKMEVVLENLDPDVMEAIVNYMYSADIDINDDNVQGILAAANRFQIPSVFTVCVNYLQKQLSEKNCLGIYRLALMLNSARLALAARNHIADRFETIAKDADFLELSPPELFAIIGADALNVEKEEVVFETLMRWIRKDKENRVKSLEEAFDCIRFRLLPEKYFKDKVEKDDVLKADPEVVKKIKVIKDAFAGKLPEKKKSEDDEEGEEGKLPGYLNDERRIGMYSKDMVLMINDTAAVAYDPQDNECSLAVMSEQIPRNHVSLVSKKNNLYVLGGLFVDEEDKEKPLQCYFYKFDSLAAEWMALPPMPSPRCLFALGECENVLFAVAGKDLESNESHDTVMCYDTEKMKWSETKKLPLNIHGHCVVSENGLVYCIGGKTDENKATNKMYAYNHKKSEWKEVAAMKTPRAMFGAVIHKGQIIVAGGVNEEGLIAACEAYDFGTNKWSPFTELPQERSSVNLLSCGGQLYTVGGFAIVENDNKECAPSEVIDIWLYEEDKKQWTGMIREMRYAAGASCVSMRLNAARMPKL; from the exons ATGGATCCCCAAAGCATGAGGGAAGATCTCCGTCTGTTTCAGAGCACTCTGCTGCAGGATGGACTCAAAGAGCTTCTGAATGAGAATAAATTGATCGATTGTATCCTAAAGGTTGGGGACAGAAGCATCCCCTGCCATCAGCTCATTCTGTCAGCTTGTAGTCCTTATTTCCGGGAGCTGTACTTCTCAGAAGATGACAAGGAAACTGATAAAATGGAGGTTGTTTTGGAGAACCTGGATCCAGATGTCATGGAGGCAATTGTAAATTATATGTACTCCGCAGACATTGACATCAATGACGACAATGTGCAAGGTATTTTGGCTGCTGCAAACCGCTTCCAGATCCCCTCGGTGTTCACGGTTTGTGTGAATTATCTCCAGAAGCAGCTTTCAGAGAAAAACTGCCTTGGCATCTACCGACTGGCACTGATGCTGAACAGCGCCAGACTGGCACTGGCAGCCAGAAATCACATTGCAGACCGGTTTGAGACGATAGCCAAAGACGCAGATTTCCTTGAACTCTCTCCACCTGAACTCTTTGCCATTATTGGAGCAGATGCATTGAATGTAGAAAAAGAGGAAGTAGTGTTTGAGACCCTCATGAGGTGGATcaggaaagacaaagagaatCGTGTGAAATCCTTAGAGGAGGCCTTTGACTGCATCCGTTTCCGTTTACTCCCAGAGAAATACTTCAAGGATAAAGTGGAGAAGGATGATGTACTTAAGGCTGATCCTGAGGTTGTTAAAAAGATCAAAGTTATAAAGGACGCCTTTGCGGGGAAGCtgccagagaagaagaaaagtgaagacgatgaggaaggagaggagggaaagtTGCCCGGTTACCTGAACGATGAACGCAGAATTGGCATGTATTCCAAAGACATGGTTCTGATGATCAATGACACTGCTGCCGTGGCCTATGACCCCCAGGACAATGAATGTTCGCTCGCTGTAATGTCTGAGCAGATCCCCCGAAACCACGTCAGTCTTGTGTCAAAGAAGAACAATCTGTACGTGTTGGGAGGACTCTTTGTAGACGAAGAGGACAAAGAAAAGCCATTGCAGTGCTACTTCTACAAG TTCGACAGTCTCGCCGCTGAATGGATGGCTCTTCCACCCATGCCCTCCCCAAGGTGTCTGTTTGCTCTGGGCGAGTGTGAAAATGTCCTCTTTGCTGTCGCAGGGAAAGATTTAGAATCCAACGAGTCTCATGACACTGTTATGTGCTATGACACTGA AAAAATGAAGTGGAGTGAAACTAAAAAGTTGCCCTTGAATATCCACGGCCACTGTGTGGTCTCTGAGAATGGGCTGGTGTACTGTATCGGAGGAAAAACAGACGAAAA CAAAGcgacaaataaaatgtatgcataCAACCACAAGAAGTCGGAGTGGAAGGAGGTGGCTGCCATGAAGACACCCAGAGCCATGTTTGGGGCAGTGATCCACAAAGGGCAGATCATTGTTGCTGGAGGAGTCAATGAGGAAGGCCTCATAGCAGCATGTGAAGCTTATGACTTTGGAACCAACAA GTGGTCCCCCTTCACCGAGCTGCCCCAGGAGAGGAGTTCAGTCAACCTGCTGAGCTGTGGGGGGCAGCTGTACACTGTAGGAGGGTTCGCCATTGTGGAGAATGACAACAAAGAGTGTGCACCCAGTGAAGTCATCGACATTTGGCT GTATGAAGAGGACAAGAAACAGTGGACCGGTATGATCAGAGAGATGCGTTATGCAGCTGGAGCCTCCTGTGTGTCCATGCGTCTGAATGCAGCTAGAATGCCCAAACTGTAA
- the fastkd1 gene encoding FAST kinase domain-containing protein 1, mitochondrial, protein MFKLRCGSSFLRRLLHGGTANRDQVLEQLRVCAAEDQVLDVVGKNKAKLTVNHVSTAVGMLWKFQRDKPQMLRTVKLIKCHPQFLTLRVLAENKIALMDDLTLVDMLYSFLRLNVDCHESLVQQLISESWLRIDRLPMESLSKFSICLSDLHLQNSPLMGHITSIVDQRLSSIDDARILTSLMISISSLVSPRLRDDLISRADELLDTMDPAKYNNPRRMVQFLRNTRHINRPLLEKCNKIILINLSRLDAENISMIMGLYQSLQFNNCDFRLAVKQRLTELIDSSMDPFSFTKLFVALAPRASQEIRDGLENTALLLADDLSAHQALAVAEALEEIQSRNLSLLNKIASVIQRNLHVYRPVEIARITQALFQLKYQNPELFNKLRKILVKYLLRSFLPYEVTMLTRVLSMLPCHRLEEGVISRVDAVVTQCNLNDLNTISFSVAKWLRNEPSYRHNTPSKYVRLLQTLNRCGRERLQKANRLDLLLEELKYITGEWFEERLLDETMVTLKRMMDQIHMTNVPELCLFLTKINHICPPLMDRIANIALKDIDKIHNWAIYATLLPFSVLNYNSVEADELYDACIHRMTAHISSFEPHMLVLLGYSLALADYFPEELVREIFCIEFLGKLDAQLETLPVALNMRIRQRLMELNRAVCLECPEYQVPWFHENYCQQFRKQGKVTVSPVQQQIHNMLGEVLGGINFVRVAVDTPYFYTVDFECVLDKHLQPLPYSGPSTLQISNRGKVHWGTSSEGITWDMLPPGAQRVAVNFLDSKSFCKNSHHLKGETLMIKRHLEILGYLVVQVPHFEWNSMELSTPNAWKEYLKKNVFRQLSS, encoded by the exons ATGTTTAAGCTCAGGTGTGGTAGTTCCTTCCTTCGGAGGCTCCTTCATGGAGGGACCGCTAATCGAGACCAGGTTCTGGAGCAGCTGCGGGTATGTGCTGCTGAAGACCAGGTTTTGGATGTGGTGGGTAAAAACAAGGCTAAGCTTACAGTGAACCATGTCAGCACAGCTGTGGGGATGCTGTGGAAGTTTCAGAGAGACAAGCCACAAATGCTCAGGACTGTTAAGCTCATCAAGTGCCATCCTCAATTCCTAACCCTCCGGGTTTTGGCAGAGAACAAAATTGCTCTAATGGATGATTTGACGTTGGTCGACATGCTTTATAGTTTCCTAAG GTTAAATGTGGATTGCCATGAATCTCTTGTTCAGCAGTTAATTTCAGAATCCTGGCTGAGAATAGACAG ACTTCCAATGGAATCCCTATCCAAGTTTTCCATCTGTCTAAGTGATCTGCACCTTCAAAACAGTCCCCTAATGGGCCACATCACCAGTATAGTGGATCAGCGGTTGTCGTCCATTGATGATGCCAG GATCCTGACTTCTCTGATGATCAGCATATCATCCCTGGTGTCTCCCCGACTTCGAGATGACCTTATTAGCAGGGCAGATGAACTCCTGGACACGATGGATCCCGCAAAATATAACAACCCGCGAAGAATGGTGCAGTTCCTGCGCAACACGAGGCACATTAACCGGCCCCTGCTGGAGAAGTGCAACAAGATTATCTTGATCAACTTGTCCAGGCTTGATGCAGAAAACATCAGCATGATCATGGGGCTGTATCAGTCCCTGCAGTTCAACAACTGTGACTTCAGGCTGGCTGTCAAACAAAGACTAACAGAACTCATTGATTCAAGCATGGATCCTTTCTCCTTTACCAAACTGTTTGTCGCTCTGGCTCCGAGGGCCAGTCAGGAGATCAGAGATGG GTTGGAGAACACTGCCCTCTTGTTGGCAGATGACCTCAGTGCACATCAGGCTCTGGCTGTAGCTGAAGCTCTAGAAGAGATTCAGAGCAGGAATCTTAGCTTACTGAACAA AATTGCATCAGTTATCCAGAGGAACCTCCATGTCTACAGGCCAGTGGAGATCGCACGAATCACCCAAGCCCTTTTCCAGTTGAAATACCAGAACCCCGAACTCTTCAATAAACTAAGAAAGATTTTGGTCAA ATATCTGTTGCGCAGCTTCCTCCCCTACGAGGTGACCATGTTGACCCGTGTTCTCTCCATGTTGCCCTGCCACCGACTAGAGGAGGGCGTGATCTCACGGGTAGATGCAGTGGTGACCCAGTGCAATCTCAATGACCTCAACACCATTTCTTTTAGCGTTGCCAAGTGGTTGCGTAATGAACCCTCTTACCGCCACAACACTCCCAGCAAGTATGTGCGTCTGCTGCAGACCCTGAACCGCTGTGGGCGCGAGAGACTGCAAAAGGCCAACCGGCTGGACTTGCTGCTGGAAGAGCTCAAATACATTACAGGAGAGTGGTTTGAGGAAAGGCTGCTGGATGAGACGATGGTCACACTAAAGAGGATGATGGACCAAATACACATGACCAATGTGCCGGAGTTGTGCCTCTTTCTAACAAAGATAAATCATATCTGCCCTCCCCTGATGGACCGTATTGCCAATATTGCCCTTAAAGACATTGACAAG attcaCAACTGGGCAATATATGCAAccctgctcccattcagtgtACTGAATTACAATTCAGTGGAAGCAGACGAGTTGTACGATGCCTGTATTCATCGCATGACTGCCCATATCA GCTCCTTTGAACCACATATGTTAGTTCTTCTGGGGTACTCTCTGGCTTTGGCCGACTATTTTCCTGAGGAACTAGTCAGAGAAATCTTCTGTATAGAGTTTTTGGGAAAGCTGGACGCCCAACTCGAAA CTCTACCTGTTGCCCTCAACATGCGGATTAGACAGCGTCTCATGGAGCTCAACCGTGCCGTGTGTCTCGAGTGTCCTGAGTACCAGGTGCCATGGTTTCATGAGAACTACTGCCAGCAGTTTCGAAAGCAAG ggaaAGTCACGGTGAGTCCTGTGCAGCAGCAAATCCACAACATGCTGGGTGAAGTTCTGGGTGGCATTAACTTTGTCCGAGTAGCAGTTGACACTCCATACTTTTACACTGTGG ACTTTGAATGCGTTCTAGACAAGCACTTGCAGCCGCTGCCCTACAGCGGGCCCAGCACTCTGCAGATCTCCAACAGAGGAAAGGTTCACTGGGGAACAAGCTCAGAGGGTATCACCTGGGATATGCTGCCACCTGGAGCGCAACG AGTTGCTGTGAACTTTCTCGATTCGAAGTCCTTCTGCAAGAACTCTCACCACCTGAAAGGGGAAACACTGATGATAAAAAGACACCTTGAAATTCTGGGATACCTTGTGGTCCAG gTCCCTCACTTTGAATGGAACTCCATGGAGCTTTCAACACCGAATGCATGGAAGGAATATCTAAAGAAGAACGTCTTTAGACAGCTTTCTTCCTAA
- the ppig gene encoding LOW QUALITY PROTEIN: peptidyl-prolyl cis-trans isomerase G (The sequence of the model RefSeq protein was modified relative to this genomic sequence to represent the inferred CDS: deleted 1 base in 1 codon), translating to MGIKTPRARVFFDIGISNVLVGRVVIELFSDVCPKTCENFRCLCTGEKGIGKGTMKPLHYKGCLFHRVVKDFMIQGGDFSEGNGRGGESIYGGFFEDESFAVKHNKEYLLSMANRGKDTNGSQFFITTKPSPHLDGVHVVFGHVISGQAVVQTMENQKTDPNSRPYSDVKVLNCGELVPKSKAKKDEKKKERASSSSSSSSSESESSSQSSSESEESEKESKKKKKKAKKLKKKQKKKEKKKSEAESAEEKEQEELVTSTVRPEDIPAIPENRFLMRRSPQAVQKTKEESEKDPPTREERPRESAGTRYNSQSSYNRRLVMTRSGRKIKGRGPRRYRTPSRSRSRSRDRFRRSETPPHWRQEMQRQRMRAVTGERWIKGDKGDMVEAKEEAAKAPRRERRTSDTKHERTAEGKKDKKSRSHRSKSKEEDTAEKDDKHSKHKGKKKDKSQSRSKSREKSKRSKSREKSHKQKSEDRKGRSRSKDRNKKEKESESDHSKDRNKSHDESDKKAKEDAKGRNGEKIRTKSQSKERQTSKDEHRSSSRNRDRSAPAVPKDKEEKRDKDRDRGRERSRSQERRHNSERENKKRGTSRDKEHRTRSPDRNKPRDSHRGRRSRSKSDNKRDHSRDRSSHRKDKESDRQRRRRSSSSDSDRDEKRKRRKSQDSKRREGKSSSRTRDGRSPRPDSTKGRDRHDSKRNKSSSSSSSDSD from the exons ATGGGGATCAAGACTCCGCGCGCTCGGGTCTTCTTTGACATCGGCATCAGTAATGTGCTCG tTGGCAGAGTTGTGATTGAATTATTTTCAGACGTCTGTCCCAAAACTTGTGAAAACTTCAGATGCCTCTGCACAG GTGAAAAGGGCATTGGAAAGGGAACCATGAAACCCCTGCACTACAAGGGATGTCTGTTCCATCGAGTCGTAAAAGACTTCATGATTCAAGGAGGAGACTTCAGCGAAG GCAATGGACGAGGAGGGGAATCCATCTATGGAGGCTTTTTTGAAG ATGAAAGCTTCGCTGTTAAACACAACAAGGAGTACCTGCTGTCTATGGCCAATAGAGGCAAAGATACAAATGGATCACAGTTTTTCAT TACAACAAAACCTTCGCCTCATCTGGATGG GGTCCATGTGGTTTTTGGTCATGTGATTTCTGGCCAAGCGGTTGTTCAAACCATGGAGAACCAGAAAACGGATCCTAATAGCCGGCCGTATTCTGACGTGAAGGTTTTGAACTGTGGAGAGCTTGTCCCTAAGTCCAAAG CAAAGAAGGATGAAAAGAAGAAGGAGCGAGCGTCttccagctccagcagcagctccagcgaGTCTGAGAGCTCGTCACAATCCTCCTCGGAGTCTGAAGAATCTGAGAAGGAAtctaagaaaaagaaaaagaaggcgAAAAAGctcaaaaagaaacagaagaagaaggaaaagaaaaa GTCCGAGGCTGAGAGTGCTGAGGAGAAAGAACAGGAAGAGCTGGTTACCTCCACTGTGCGTCCTGAAGATATCCCAGCCATCCCAGAGAACCGATTCCTCATGAGGAGGAGTCCACAGGCGGTCCAGAAGACAAAAGAAGAGTCCGAAAAGGATCCGCCAACCAGAGAGGAAAGACCAAGAGAGAG TGCTGGCACAAGATATAATTCTCAGTCATCCTATAACCGAAGACTTGTGATGACAAGATCTGGGAGGAAGATAAAAGGCAGGGGTCCACGG CGCTATCGAACTCCGTCGCGCTCTCGCTCAAGGTCCAGAGATCGTTTCCGCCGCAGTGAGACCCCTCCACACTGGCGTCAAGAGATGCAGCGTCAGAGGATGAGGGCGGTCACCGGAGAGCGCTGGATAAAGGGGGACAA AGGGGACATGGTTGAGGCCAAAGAAGAGGCTGCTAAAGCTCCAAGACGAGAGAGACGAACCTCCGACACAAAGCATGAACGCACAGCTGAGGgtaaaaaagacaagaaaagcCGGTCACATAGATCCAAAAGCAAAGAAGAGGACACTGCTGAAAAGGATGACAAGCATAGCAAACacaagggaaagaaaaaagataagtCTCAAAGCCGCagtaaaagcagagaaaagagcAAGAGGTCaaaaagcagagagaagagtcACAAGCAAAAAAGTGAGGACAGAAAAGGTCGCTCGAGGAGCAAAGACCGAAATAAGAAGGAAAAG GAGTCCGAGTCTGATCACAGTAAAGATAGAAATAAGAGTCACGATGAGTCCGATAAAAAGGCTAAAGAGGATGCCAAAGGTAGAAATGGTGAGAAGATTAGGACAAAGTCCCAAAGCAAGGAAAGACAAACTTCAAAAGATGAACATAGATCCAGTAGCAGAAACAGGGACAGGAGCGCACCTGCTGTGCcaaaagacaaagaagaaaaacgagataaagacagagacaggggCCGAGAGCGTAGCAGGAGTCAGGAGAGGCGGCACAACAGCGAGAGGGAGAATAAGAAACGAGGAACATCCAGGGATAAGGAACATCGGACGAGAAGTCCAGACAGAAATAAGCCGAGAGACTCCCACCGAGGCAGGCGCTCGAGAAGCAAGAGTGATAACAAAAGAGACCACAGCAGAGATCGGTCGTCTCATAGAAAGGACAAAGAGTCCgacagacagaggagaagaCGTAGCAGCAGCTCAGACAGTGATAGAGATGAGAAGAGGAAGCGTCGGAAGAGTCAAGATTCCAAACGCAGAGAAGGAAAGAGTTCCTCCAGAACTAGAGACGGGAGAAGCCCGAGACCAGATAGTACAAAGGGCAGAGACCGACACGACAGCAAGAGGAATAAATCGAGCTCTAGCTCAAGCTCTGACAGTGACTGA
- the cfap210 gene encoding cilia- and flagella- associated protein 210: protein MESVVQYGRRRGSSKRVSSAEEPSRGNQPPDLRQVTVLTKGEWQRIQDELNRVNKDKESMKEAAKQREALHVQSTEVVKKWSNTIAGQRQKKLEAKKVREEAEEEKRKTIDKEEAKYQEQHREEAIEKAKTQIYFQTNHVKGLHSALLLTEVLKEREAQIELKQRITSASEDVDKELLDLAKTSRDEALRQEQEKALQKKLEGQAVAGDLKNQMKEREQVREQEKIENRKDREETQRLQQLYHWEQKMEEERQAKLRRSLMNTHLEHVANRDLIKATHAQKQEAEEEQRKLFLSAKQKMMKLRKEKEKELFNEAQMRREWIMTKLTVTQQEQTANEEQRVAKAVAERDEKLAQQKRKEEEKKAAMLESIAAHREFMQNKKEQEDKTTKQDMLDRLQAKKEADRIFTEKQQMEAQKIKADGRNIHEFNATQMAEKRDRLMQLRREEQEFQEKQAETEVKEENQFQRYSQNLINAAAEAQRNVFPLCKAAGEGIGAGLCPVSSYLVQDKTGGQMPKYVSGATQNVEKLNGAKDIHQAKRRLGFTWS from the exons ATGGAATCGGTGGTCCAATACGGCCGAAGAAGAGGCTCCAGTAAGAGAG TATCTTCAGCTGAGGAACCCAGCAGGGGGAACCAACCCCCAGACCTCCGGCAGGTCACTGTCTTAACCAAAGGAGAATGGCAGAGGATTCAAGATGAATTGAACCGGgttaataaagacaaagagagtATGAAGGAGGCAGCAAAACAGAGAGAGGCCCTGCACGTGCAGTCAACGGAGGTGGTGAAAAAATGGTCCAATACCATTGCT GGTCAAAGGCAAAAAAAGTTAGAGGCAAAAAAGGTCCGtgaggaggctgaggaggagaaaaggaaaacGATTGATAAAGAAGAGGCCAAATATCAGGAGCAGCATCGGGAAGAGGCCATTGAAAAAGCCAAGACTCAGATCTATTTCCAAACCAACCATGTTAAAGGACTACAT AGTGCCCTCCTGCTGACAGAGGTGCTGAAGGAGAGGGAAGCGCAGATTGAATTGAAGCAAAGGATAACGAGTGCCTCTGAAGATGTTGACAAAGAATTACTGGATCTGGCAAAGACCAGTAGGGATGAAGCTTTGAGACAGGAGCAGGAGAAAGCCCTTCAGAAAAAGCTGGAGGGTCAGGCTGTGGCAGGGGACCTGAAAAACCA GATGAAGGAACGTGAGCAAGTGAGAGAGCAAGAGAAGATTGAGAACaggaaggacagagaggaaaccCAACGCCTTCAACAACTCTACCATTGGGAGCAAAAAATGGAGGAAGAAAGACAAGCAAAGCTGAGGAGAAGCCTTATGAACACTCACCTG GAACATGTCGCCAATAGAGACCTCATAAAagcaacacatgcacaaaagcaggaggctgaagaggagCAAAGAAAACTGTTCCTCTCTGccaaacaaaaaatgatgaaGCTacggaaagaaaaagaaaaggaattgTTTAA CGAGGCCCAGATGAGAAGAGAGTGGATCATGACCAAGCTGACTGTCACTCAGCAGGAGCAAACTGCCAATGAGGAGCAGAGGGTCGCAAAGGCTGTCGCTGAGCGGGATGAAAAACTGGCACaacagaagaggaaggaggaggagaagaaggctGCCATGTTGGAGTCAATTGCTGCACACAGGGAATTCATG CAAAACAAGAAGGAGCAGGAGgacaaaacaaccaaacaagaCATGCTTGACAGACTTCAGGCAAAGAAAGAGGCTGACAGAATATTTACAGAGAAACAACAAATGGAAGCTCAGAAGATCAAAGCAGATGGAAGAAATATACATGAGTTCAATGCAACACAAATG GCTGAAAAAAGGGACAGGCTCATGCAGCTGAGAAGAGAGGAGCAAGAGTTTCAGGAGAAgcaggcagagacagaggttAAAGAGGAAAACCAGTTTCAACGGTATTCTCAGAACCTCATCAACGCAGCGGCTGAGGCTCAACGTAATGTGTTTCCACTTTGCAAAGCAGCAGGGGAAGGGATTGGAGCAGGGCTCTGTCCTGTTTCTAGCTACCTTGTTCAGGATAAAACTGGGGGTCAAATGCCCAAATATGTCTCTGGTGCCACCCAGAATGTTGAAAAGCTTAATGGGGCAAAAGATATTCATCAAGCCAAGAGGAGACTTGGGTTCACATGGTCATAG